In one window of Helianthus annuus cultivar XRQ/B chromosome 17, HanXRQr2.0-SUNRISE, whole genome shotgun sequence DNA:
- the LOC110925796 gene encoding probable ascorbate-specific transmembrane electron transporter 1, translating into MARDQSSYRMTMLLATIFTHLLGVSITLLVLFWLLNFREGFAFTSDVKFKIFNLHPLLMILGFIIFSGEAIIIYKAIPATRRVLKLTHLIFHLIALGTGILGVYVVFKFHNELDIPHMYTLHSWIGLSTICLFGLQLLLGFVTFLFPGAESATRARLAPWHVLFGLVIFAMAIVTAETGITEKFVFLKLKQGQEALVVNFIGLLILLFGIFVGLVVALPLRRK; encoded by the exons ATGGCGCGTGACCAGTCAAGTTATCGCATGACAATGTTACTCGCGACCATATTCACCCATTTGTTAGGGGTATCGATTACTCTCCTCGTGTTGTTTTGGCTCCTGAACTTCAGGGAAGGCTTTGCTTTCACTTCAGATGTGAAATTCAAGATTTTCAAT TTGCATCCACTTCTCATGATACTTGGATTCATTATTTTTTCCGGGGAAG cAATCATCATATACAAAGCAATCCCAGCAACGAGGCGCGTGCTTAAACTAACTCACCTAATATTTCATTTGATCGCGCTTGGCACCGGAATTTTGGGCGTGTATGTAGTCTTCAAGTTTCATAATGAACTCGATATCCCACATATGTACACATTACATTCCTGGATCGGTTTGTCTACCATCTGCTTATTCGGGCTTCAA TTGCTATTGGGATTTGTCACATTTTTGTTTCCGGGTGCTGAATCAGCAACACGGGCAAGACTCGCTCCATGGCATGTTCTCTTTGGTCTAGTCATATTTGCTATGGCGATAGTGACCGCCGAGACAGGAATAACAGAGAAATTTGTTTTTCTAAAGTTGAAGCAAGGTCAAGAAGCGCTTGTGGTCAATTTTATAGGATTGTTGATACTACTATTTGGTATATTTGTTGGTCTTGTTGTTGCTCTTCCTCTACGAAGGAAATAG
- the LOC110925258 gene encoding protein FAR1-RELATED SEQUENCE 5-like — MRTEYGGFEEVGATAVDCKNFKRDLNCFIGEYDAEMIVQRLTNKKEYLRDFSFEYTVDSNGCLTGLFWADEVSKQNYLVFGDVISFDATFKTNKYKMVFVPFTGIDNHFHNVNLGAGLIAKETTESYVWLLTCFLNAFGHQPKVVVTDQDAAMKAAIETVFTDSRHRLCMWHIMKKVADKVGNVLCNDDTFKRRVCNIVWTDAIEPEMFEKEWQEIIHDFGLLQNIWLESMFDLRSMWIPAFYRDEPMSGLMRTTSRSESENQFFGSVSNSQLTLVEFFSHFDMAIEAQRYNHRKNDHDTRNTEYDNWTDSPLEVHAHKLYTRAIFFDVQEEILASFEKCFSVNVKEEGENARFFIRDISAFGNGFFEVLAKVDDEFSASCSCKRFEQYGLLCRHVFLVIRMFEIEEIPEKYILRRWRREAVRNRANCSFFAEDSSNVNIDEANQVVREIMLASECLCNRFFSNNEELIKIRDELKGMIQKADESSKTGLVF, encoded by the exons ATGAGGACCGAATATGGTGGTTTTGAAGAGGTTGGTGCAACTGCTGTGGACTGCAAGAATTTTAAAAGAGATTTAAACTGTTTCATTGGAGAATACGACGCTGAAATGATTGTTCAAAGATTGACCAATAAGAAAGAATATCTGCGGGATTTTTCATTTGAATATACTGTAGATTCAAATGGTTGTTTGACAGGGTTATTTTGGGCAGATGAAGTTTCTAAACAGAATTATTTGGTTTTTGGTGATGTAATATCATTTGATGCAACTTTCAAAACGAACAA ATACAAAATGGTTTTTGTTCCGTTCACTGGCATTGATAATCATTTTCATAATGTGAATCTTGGAGCTGGTCTAATTGCAAAAGAAACTACTGAGTCTTATGTGTGGTTATTGACATGTTTTTTGAATGCATTTGGTCATCAACCAAAGGTTGTAGTTACGGATCAAGATGCCGCTATGAAGGCAGCAATTGAAACTGTTTTCACGGATAGTAGACATCGATTATGTATGTGGCATATTATGAAGAAAGTAGCGGATAAG gtTGGGAATGTATTGTGTAATGATGATACTTTTAAACGTCGTGTTTGCAATATTGTGTGGACAGATGCAATTGAACCTGAAATGTTTGAGAAGGAATGGCAAGAAATAATTCATGACTTTGGTCTTTTACAGAATATTTGGTTAGAAAGTATGTTTGACTTAAGATCGATGTGGATTCCTGCTTTTTATCGTGATGAACCTATGTCAGGGCTTATGCGTACTACTTCAAGGTCTGAAAGTGAAAATCAATTTTTTGGTAGTGTTTCAAACTCGCAATTGACTCTTGTAGAGTTTTTTAGTCATTTTGATATGGCAATTGAAGCTCAAAGATATAATCATCGAAAAAATGATCATGATACGCGTAATACTGAGTATGATAATTGGACTGATTCTCCTCTTGAAGTACATGCTCATAAGTTGTATACTAGGGCCATATTTTTTGATGTTCAAGAAGAGATCCTTGCTAGTTTTGAGAAATGTTTTTCAGTTAATGTCAAAGAAGAAGGAGAGAATGCAAGGTTCTTTATTAGAGATATTTCGGCTTTTGGAAATGGGTTCTTTGag GTATTAGCTAAAGTTGATGATGAATTTTCTGCTTCGTGTTCTTGTAAAAGATTTGAGCAATACGGGTTATTATGTCGACATGTTTTCCTTGTCATTCGAATGTTTGAAATTGAAGAAATTCCTGAAAAGTACATTTTGAGGCGTTGGAGAAGGGAAGCAGTTAGAAATAGAGCCAATTGTTCTTTTTTTGCGGAAGATAGTTCGAATGTCAATATTGATGAGGCAAATCAGGTTGTTCGCGAGATTATGCTTGCTAGTGAATGCCTTTGTAATCGATTTTTTTCAAATAATGAAGAACTGATCAAGATTAGAGATGAACTGAAAGGAATGATTCAAAAGGCAGATGAGAGTAGTAAGACTGGGctggttttttaa